The Styela clava chromosome 10, kaStyClav1.hap1.2, whole genome shotgun sequence genome window below encodes:
- the LOC120333993 gene encoding C-type lectin mannose-binding isoform-like isoform X2, whose translation MVKVKMYMKSPRLFQGHLQILNKLQNEMNGMKEKLDKFSEIDSSLAIKINDTQKTSSSIKDELKNMKNEVSQLDSKILIGDTKLNANLTEANSRMNKMFSISGWFRASNNLIYKRFTYSVNYATAKAQCERLGARLVSTGMRNNQVKNEIFPKHYLTRGSWIGLDDISHEGIWVWSDDVNGSPSAIWASGEPNGGSSENCVIIFYNTKIVGNDVACSAVNRFVCEREFE comes from the exons ATGGTCAAAGTGAAAATGTATATGAAATCTCCTCGACTGTTTCAAGGCCACCTGCAGATCCTAAACAAG cTCCAGAACGAGATGAATGGAATGAAAGAAAAATTGGACAAATTTAGTGAGATTGATTCATCTCTCGCCATCAAAATAAACGACACTCAAAAAA cATCTTCAAGTATAAAAGATGAgttgaaaaatatgaagaatgaaGTGAGCCAACTCGACTCCAAAATATTGATTGGAGATACCAAATTG AACGCAAACCTGACTGAAGCAAATTCGAGGATGAACAAAATGTTTTCGATATCCGGATGGTTCAGAGCAAGCAATAATCTCATTTACAAACGTTTCACTTATTCTGTCAACTACGCTACTGCAAAGGCTCAATGTGAAAGATTGGGAGCTCGTTTGGTATCAACTGGGATGAGGAACAACCAAGTAAAAAA TGAAATATTTCCGAAACATTACTTAACCAGAGGATCATGGATTGGATTGGACGACATCAGCCACGAAGGAATTTGGGTTTGGTCGGATGATGTTAATGGATCGCCAAGTGCAATATGGGCATCGGGGGAACCTAACGGGGGTTCATCCGAAAACTGCGTAATAATATTCTATAATACAAAGATTGTTGGTAATGATGTAGCCTGTTCAGCTGTCAATCGTTTTGTTTGCGAAAGggaatttgaataa
- the LOC120333993 gene encoding uncharacterized protein LOC120333993 isoform X1 — MEMGCYVNGQSENVYEISSTVSRPPADPKQDNNKATNKKTLIVLAISLGICVLVSVAAFILFMQLQNEMNGMKEKLDKFSEIDSSLAIKINDTQKTSSSIKDELKNMKNEVSQLDSKILIGDTKLNANLTEANSRMNKMFSISGWFRASNNLIYKRFTYSVNYATAKAQCERLGARLVSTGMRNNQVKNEIFPKHYLTRGSWIGLDDISHEGIWVWSDDVNGSPSAIWASGEPNGGSSENCVIIFYNTKIVGNDVACSAVNRFVCEREFE; from the exons ATGGAGATGGGATGTTATGTAAATGGTCAAAGTGAAAATGTATATGAAATCTCCTCGACTGTTTCAAGGCCACCTGCAGATCCTAAACAAG ACAACAATAAAGCTACAAACAAGAAAACTCTGATTGTTCTAGCGATATCATTAGGAATCTGCGTCCTAGTGTCGGTTGCTGCATTTATCCTGTTTATGCAG cTCCAGAACGAGATGAATGGAATGAAAGAAAAATTGGACAAATTTAGTGAGATTGATTCATCTCTCGCCATCAAAATAAACGACACTCAAAAAA cATCTTCAAGTATAAAAGATGAgttgaaaaatatgaagaatgaaGTGAGCCAACTCGACTCCAAAATATTGATTGGAGATACCAAATTG AACGCAAACCTGACTGAAGCAAATTCGAGGATGAACAAAATGTTTTCGATATCCGGATGGTTCAGAGCAAGCAATAATCTCATTTACAAACGTTTCACTTATTCTGTCAACTACGCTACTGCAAAGGCTCAATGTGAAAGATTGGGAGCTCGTTTGGTATCAACTGGGATGAGGAACAACCAAGTAAAAAA TGAAATATTTCCGAAACATTACTTAACCAGAGGATCATGGATTGGATTGGACGACATCAGCCACGAAGGAATTTGGGTTTGGTCGGATGATGTTAATGGATCGCCAAGTGCAATATGGGCATCGGGGGAACCTAACGGGGGTTCATCCGAAAACTGCGTAATAATATTCTATAATACAAAGATTGTTGGTAATGATGTAGCCTGTTCAGCTGTCAATCGTTTTGTTTGCGAAAGggaatttgaataa
- the LOC120338361 gene encoding collectin-11-like, which yields MECYANFQSQNIYETAQTASESQTIPKQDNKEATNKKTLFVFAISFGICFIVSVAAFILIIQLHNKMNRMRDKLDKMSEIDSSLASNINDTQKITSSIKHELKNMKNGLSQLDSKILIGDNNLKANVTEANLRMNKMFSISGWFRASNNLIYKRFTDFVNYATAKAQCEEMGARLVSTGIRNNQVKNEIFPKHYLTGAYAWIGLDDISKEGIWVWSDGGNESTSAIWESSQPNGGRSENCAVIILPGALDIACSVVQRFVCEREFA from the exons ATGGAATGTTATGCAAATTTTCAgagtcaaaatatatatgaaaccGCTCAGACTGCTTCAGAGTCACAAACGATTCCTAAACAag ACAACAAGGAGGCTACGAACAAGAAAACTCTGTTTGTTTTCGCGATATCTTTTGGAATATGCTTCATTGTGTCTGTTGCTGCATTTATTCTGATCATCCAA ctcCATAACAAGATGAATCGTATGAGAGATAAATTGGACAAAATGAGTGAGATCGATTCATCCCTCGCCAGCAATATAAACGACACTCAAAAAA tTACTTCAAGTATAAAACATGAgttgaaaaatatgaagaatgGATTGAGCCAACTTGACTCCAAAATATTGATTGGAGATAACAATTTG AAAGCAAACGTGACTGAAGCAAATTTGAGGATGAACAAAATGTTTTCGATATCCGGATGGTTCAGAGCAAGCAATAATCTCATTTACAAGCGTTTCACTGATTTTGTCAACTACGCTACTGCAAAGGCTCAATGTGAAGAAATGGGAGCTCGTTTGGTTTCAACTGGAATTAGGAACAACCAAGTGAAAAA TGAAATATTCCCGAAACATTACCTAACTGGAGCGTATGCATGGATAGGATTGGACGACATAAGCAAGGAAGGAATTTGGGTTTGGTCGGATGGAGGAAATGAATCAACAAGCGCAATATGGGAATCGTCACAACCAAACGGGGGCAGAAGCGAAAACTGTGCAGTAATCATATTGCCTGGTGCTCTTGATATTGCGTGCTCTGTAGTCCAAAGATTTGTTTGCGAAAGGGAATTTGCATGA
- the LOC120333967 gene encoding lectin-like, translated as MEIECYANVENIYETAQTASRPPSIPEQDNNKATNKKTIFVVTVSFEIYFIVSVAAFVLLITQKANLTEANLRINKMFSISGWFRASNNLIYKRFTDSVNYATAKAQCEGMGARLVSTGIRNNKVKSEIFTKHYLTGAYAWIGLNDISNEGIWVWSDVVNVSPSKIWAPAEPTGGLNEDCAHMILLNSKLDVYDGGCTGPHRFVCESDSA; from the exons ATGGAAATTGAATGTTATgcaaatgttgaaaatatttatgaaaccGCTCAGACTGCTTCGAGACCACCTTCAATTCCAGAACAAG ACAACAATAAAGCTACGAACAAGAAAACTATCTTTGTTGTCACAGTATCTTTTGAAATATACTTCATTGTGTCTGTTGCTGCTTTTGTCCTCCTGATTACGCAA AAAGCAAACTTGACTGAAGCAAATTTGAGGATAAACAAAATGTTTTCGATATCAGGATGGTTCAGAGCAAGCAATAATCTCATTTACAAACGATTCACTGATTCTGTCAACTACGCGACTGCAAAGGCTCAATGTGAAGGAATGGGAGCTCGTTTGGTTTCGACTGGAATTAGGAACAACAAAGTGAAAAG TGAAATATTCACGAAACATTACCTAACCGGAGCGTATGCATGGATAGGACTGAACGACATCAGCAATGAAGGAATTTGGGTTTGGTCGGACGTAGTAAATGTATCGCCAAGCAAGATATGGGCACCGGCGGAACCAACCGGAGGCTTAAACGAAGACTGCGCACATATGATATTATTGAATTCCAAACTTGATGTTTACGATGGTGGCTGTACTGGTCCCCATCGATTTGTTTGCGAAAGTGACTCTGCATGA
- the LOC120333977 gene encoding uncharacterized protein LOC120333977: MEMKYYANGQSENTYETPQTASGPVVVPKQDNNNTTNKKTVFVVAISFGICFIVSVAALILIMQFQNEMKHMREKLDKMSEIDSSLVSNISDTQKQQMETFEKLTTQFNYSLAKISNETQKTSSSIKHELKNMKNGLSQLDSKILIGDNNLKANLSETNLRMNKMFSISGWFRASNNLIYKRFTDFVNYATAKAQCEEMGARLVSTGIRNNQVKNEIFPNHYLTGAYAWIGLDDISKEGIWVWSDGGNESTSAIWQSSQPNGGRKENCAVIVLHGALDIACSGVQRFVCEREFA; this comes from the exons ATGGAGATGAAATATTATGCGAATGGTCAAAGTGAAAATACATATGAAACTCCTCAGACTGCTTCAGGGCCAGTTGTGGTTCCTAAACAAG ACAACAATAACACTACGAACAAGAAAACTGTATTTGTTGTCGCAATATCTTTTGGAATATGCTTTATTGTGTCTGTTGCTGCACTTATCCTGATTATGCAA ttccAGAACGAGATGAAACATATGAGAGAAAAATTGGACAAAATGAGTGAGATTGATTCATCTCTCGTCAGCAATATAAGCGACACTCAAAAGC aACAAATGGAAACGTTTGAAAAATTGACAACACAGTTCAATTATTCCCTTGCGAAGATTTCGAATGAAACACAAAAGA cTTCTTCAAGTATAAAACATGAGttaaaaaatatgaagaatggATTGAGCCAACTTGACTCCAAAATATTGATTGGAGATAACAATTTG AAAGCAAACCTGAGTGAAACAAATTTGAGGATGAACAAAATGTTTTCGATATCCGGTTGGTTCAGAGCAAGCAATAATCTCATTTACAAGCGTTTCACTGATTTTGTCAACTACGCAACTGCAAAGGCTCAATGTGAAGAAATGGGAGCTCGTTTGGTTTCAACTGGAATTAGGAACAACCAAGTGAAAAA TGAAATATTCCCGAATCATTACCTAACTGGAGCGTATGCATGGATAGGATTGGACGACATAAGCAAGGAAGGAATTTGGGTTTGGTCGGATGGAGGAAATGAATCAACAAGCGCAATATGGCAATCGTCACAACCAAACGGGGGCAGAAAAGAAAACTGTGCAGTAATCGTATTGCATGGTGCTCTTGATATTGCGTGCTCTGGAGTCCAAAGATTTGTTTGCGAAAGGGAATTTGCATGA
- the LOC120337145 gene encoding lectin-like yields the protein MQLQNEIKYTKERLEKMSETDSSLANNINDTQKRSLKTKSELETSIKTEVSELNSKIHNGDNKLNKSLSDTNSRITEMFSISGWFRASNNLIYKRFTDSVNYATAKAHCEGMGARLVSTGIRNSQNKSEIFPNQYLTGAYAWIGLDDISSEGTWVWSDGANGSPSAIWESLEPNGGRKENCAVIRLSGVIDVACSEIHRLVCEKEFA from the exons ATGCAA cttCAAAACGAGATAAAATATACGAAGGAAAGATTAGAGAAAATGAGTGAGACTGATTCATCTCTGGCCAACAATATCAACGACACTCAAAAAC GTTCTTTGAAAACAAAAAGTGAGTTGGAAACTTCAATTAAAACAGAAGTGAGTGAGCTGAACTCCAAAATACACAACGGAGATAATAAATTG aatAAAAGCCTATCTGATACAAATTCGAGAATTACTGAAATGTTTTCGATATCCGGATGGTTCAGAGCGAGCAATAATCTCATTTACAAACGCTTCACTGATTCTGTCAACTACGCGACTGCAAAGGCTCACTGTGAAGGAATGGGAGCTCGTTTGGTATCGACCGGAATTAGGAACAGCCAAAATAAAAG TGAAATATTTCCGAATCAGTATTTAACTGGGGCGTATGCATGGATAGGATTGGACGACATCAGCAGTGAAGGAACTTGGGTTTGGTCAGATGGAGCAAATGGTTCACCAAGTGCAATATGGGAATCGTTAGAACCAAACGGCGGCAGAAAAGAAAACTGCGCAGTAATCAGATTATCTGGTGTTATTGATGTTGCGTGCTCTGAAATCCATCGACTTGTTTGCGAAAAGGAATTTGCATGA